In Mercurialis annua linkage group LG5, ddMerAnnu1.2, whole genome shotgun sequence, a single genomic region encodes these proteins:
- the LOC126682638 gene encoding protein HOTHEAD, protein MAINFSLFFFLFSLHNALSSSQGESYSYPSHYPFIKKASSFSSSSSYSSSGGDHGYDYIVIGGGTAGCPLASTLSQNYSVLLLERGGVPFTNPNVSFLANFHITLADTSPNSASQYFISTDGVLNARARVLGGGTSINAGFYTRASKRFLNNVGWDEKLVNESYTWVEDQIVHKPKVAPWQAIVRDSLLDVGVSPFNGFTYDHVYGTKFGGTIFDRFGRRHTSAELLASANPRLLTVLIHATVQKVLFDTSSKIPKAIGVIFKDENGNQHQAFLANNPTSEIILSSGAIGSPQMMLLSGIGPKNELKKMGIPVVLDNKFVGQGMVDNPMNTIFVPSKRHVKQSLIQTVGITKFGVYIEASSGFGQSQNSIRCHHGIMSAEIGQLSTIPPKQRTREAIHAYINRKKDLPHEAFKGGFILEKLASPKSTGNLHLLNTNVDENPSVTFNYFHHPEDLRSCVHGVRMAAKIVQSHYFTNFTQCDKETREKILNSSVVANVNLIPKHPNDTKSVEQFCRDTVITIWHYHGGCHVGKVVDRDHKVLGVQRLRIVDGSTFDESPGTNPQATVLMMGRYMGMKISRERLGHEAGA, encoded by the exons GTGAATCTTATTCATACCCATCACATTACCCATTTATAAAGAAAGCAAGTTCattttcatcatcatcatcatactCATCAAGTGGTGGAGATCATGGGTATGATTATATAGTAATTGGAGGGGGTACAGCTGGTTGTCCATTAGCTTCAACATTGTCACAAAATTACAGTGTGTTATTGCTTGAAAGAGGAGGTGTGCCAttcacaaatccaaatgtgtcattTTTGGCAAATTTTCACATAACTTTGGCTGATACTTCTCcaaattctgcttcacaatacTTCATTTCTACTGATGGAGTCCTCAATGCTAGGGCTAGGGTTTTGGGTGGTGGTACTAGCATCAATGCTGGTTTCTATACTAGAGCTAGCAAAAG GTTTCTAAATAATGTAGGATGGGATGAGAAATTGGTGAATGAGTCATATACTTGGGTTGAGGACCAAATTGTACACAAACCTAAGGTTGCTCCATGGCAAGCTATTGTAAGGGACAGTCTATTAGATGTTGGGGTCTCACCTTTTAATGGATTCACTTATGATCACGTCTATGGAACTAAGTTTGGTGGAACCATCTTCGACCGGTTCGGCCGCCGCCACACCTCCGCCGAGCTTCTTGCTTCGGCTAACCCTCGGTTGCTTACGGTCTTGATACATGCCACAGTCCAGAAAGTTCTGTTTGATACATCAA GCAAGATTCCGAAGGCAATAGGTGTGATCTTCAAAGATGAAAATGGCAATCAACATCAAGCATTTCTTGCAAACAATCCAACAAGTGAAATTATATTGTCAAGTGGTGCAATTGGGTCACCTCAAATGATGCTTTTAAGTGGGATTGGCCCAAAAAATGAACTGAAAAAAATGGGAATTCCAGTAGTTTTGGACAATAAATTTGTAGGACAAGGCATGGTTGATAATCCTATGAACACTATTTTTGTTCCTTCTAAAAGACATGTTAAACAGTCTCTAATTCAGACTGTTGGGATTACAAAATTTGGTGTTTATATTGAAGCTAGCAGTGGATTTGGACAGTCTCAAAATAGTATTCGGTGTCACCATGGAATTATGTCCGCAGAG ATAGGGCAGCTATCTACAATCCCACCAAAACAAAGAACAAGAGAAGCAATTCATGCATACATTAACCGAAAAAAAGATCTCCCCCATGAAGCATTCAAAGGAGGTTTCATTCTTGAAAAGCTAGCCAGCCCGAAATCAACCGGAAATCTCCACTTACTCAACACAAATGTCGACGAAAACCCTTCGGTCACATTCAATTACTTCCACCACCCGGAAGACCTCCGAAGCTGCGTCCACGGCGTTCGGATGGCTGCAAAGATAGTTCAGTCTCATTACTTTACGAATTTTACGCAATGCGATAAGGAGACTAGAGAAAAGATTCTGAACAGTAGCGTAGTTGCTAATGTTAATCTTATTCCTAAGCATCCGAATGACACCAAGTCTGTTGAGCAATTCTGTAGAGATACTGTGATCACTATTTGGCATTATCATGGTGGGTGTCATGTTGGCAAGGTGGTTGATCGGGATCATAAGGTTCTTGGTGTTCAGAGGCTTCGGATTGTTGACGGTTCGACGTTTGATGAATCGCCGGGGACTAATCCTCAAGCTACCGTGTTGATGATGGGGAG GTACATGGGGATGAAGATTTCGAGAGAGAGACTAGGGCATGAAGCTGGTgcttaa